The sequence below is a genomic window from Lysobacter stagni.
CCGATGGATCCGTGCTGGACGTCGTCGACGCTGATGCGGACTTGCCGTTGATCGCGGTGCTGGCTCTGTCCGCGGTCGCCCTCGTCTGCGTGTTCGCCACGAGCTGGATCATCTGGACGGCACCTTCACTGATGGCCGAGCTGGTCGTCGACGCTGCAATCGCCGGCGGCCTGTATCGACGCATACGCGGCCTGCAATCGCAGGGCTGGTGGTGGCTGTGCGTGCGCCACACCTTCTGGCCGTTCACTGGCGTGCTGACATTCTTCGCGGCACTCGGCGGGCTCGCTTGGCACTTCACGCCGGAGGCCAGCACGCTCATGGAGGCCTTGCGGGCCCTCTGAGGCACGTGCTCAGCACCGCTGCGAACGCCAGTCCATGAACCTCCCGGGTGCGGCTTTCGGCTAACCCGGGAGGCGGGTCGGCCAGGTCAGTCCAGCACCATCACCGCATCGACTTCGAAGCCCGCGCCGCGCGGCAGGCCCGAGACTTCGACGGTCGAACGTGCCGGGTACGGCGCCTTGAAGAACTCGCCCATCACCGCGTTGACGGCGGCGAAATTGTCCAGGTCGGTGAGGTAGAGGCCCAGTCGCACGATGTCCGACAGCGAACCGCCCGCGGCTTCGCACACCGCCTTGAGGTTCTCGAACGAACGACGCGCCTGTGCGCCGATGTCGCCTTCGACCAGCAGGCCGGTGCTGGGATCCAGCGGAATCTGGCCGGACAGGTAGACAGTGTCGCCGGCGCGCACGGCCTGCGAGTACGGGCCGATCGCGGCCGGTGCCTTGTCGGTCTGGATGATGTGGCGGGACATGGAGGAAGGACTCGCAGGTGGGGAACTGGGGCTGGAGATTACCCCGGATGCCTCGCCACGCGCATGGGCCACGCGGCCCGTTGCGCCACACTCACATCCGCTGCACGCCCAGCACGACATTGAGCCGCCGCACGCGGCGCATCACGTCGGCCAGATGGCGCCGGTCGCTCACTTCGATGGCGAAACGCATCACCGCGATGTTGGCGTCGCGGTCCAGGTACTCCACCCGGTCGATGTTGGATTCCGCTTCGGCGATGGCGGCGGCCACCTGCGCGAGCGAGCCCGGCCGGTTGTCCACCTCGATGCGCAGCGCCGCGGCGAAGTCGCCGGTGACCTGACGGTCCCAGCCGATCGGGACCCAGCGGTCCGGCGACTTGCGGTAGTCGGCGACGTTCGGGCAATCGAGCCGGTGCACCACGATGCCCCTGCCCGCGGTGTGGTAGCCCATGATCTCGTCGCCGGGAATCGGCAGACAGCAGTTGGCGAAACTGATCACGCCGCGTTCGGAGCCGGTGATCAGGATCTTGTCCTGCGACATCGGCAGTTGTTCGGCCACCGGGTCGCGCAGCGGCTTGCCCGGCGCTTCGCGCGCCAGCGCCAGCGCCACCTGCTGCGGCATGCGGTTGCCCAGTGCGATGTCGGCCAGCAGGGCTTCCAGACGCGGGTAACGGAACTCGCTGAGGTAGGCATCCATGCGCACCGTCGGCACGCGGTCCAGCGAGATGCCCAGCGCTTCCAGCGCGCGGTCGAGCATGCGATGGCCCAGCTGCACGGCGTCCTCGTGCTCGAGCTGCTTGAGCTGCTGGCGGATCGACGTACGCGCCTTGCCCGACACGACGAATTCCAGCCATTGCGGCTTCGGCGAGGACGACTTGGCGGTGATGATCTCCACGCGCTGACCGCTGGCCAGCTTGGTGCGCAGCGGTACCAGCTTGCCATCCACGCGCGCGGCCACCGCCTTGTTGCCGACATCGGTGTGCACGGCATAGGCGAAGTCGAGCGCGGTGGAATTGCGCGGCAGCGACATGATGTCGCCCTTCGGCGTGAACAGGTAGACCTCGTCCGGGAACAGGTCGACCTTCACGTTTTCGAGGAATTCCAGCGACGAACCGGTGGCGCGCTGGGATTCGACGAGGTTGGCGATCCAGCTGTGCGCGCGGCTCTGCGCGCTGTTGGGACCATCGCCGCCGTGCTTGTAGGACCAGTGCGCCGCGATGCCGCGCTCGGCGATCAGGTCCATTTCCTCGGTGCGGATCTGCACCTCGATGGGCGATCCATACGGGCCGAACAGCACCGTGTGCAGCGACTGGTAACCGTTGGCCTTGGGAATGGCGATGAAATCGCGGAAGCGCGAATCCAGTGGCTTGTACGAGGCGTGCACGACGCCCAGCGCGTGATAGCAGTCCGGCACGGATCGCACGACGACGCGAAACCCGAACACGTCCATCACCTGCGCGAAGGTTTTGTGCTCGGCGCGCATCTTGGTGTAGATGCTCCACGGCGACTTCACGCGGCTCACCAGCCGGTGCGCGAGCTTCTCTTTCGCCAGTCGCTGCGCCAGCTGCGCTTCGATCTGCACCAGCGATTCGCGCCGCACCACCGGCTGCGTGCGCAGGCGTTTCTCGATCACCGCGTGACGCCACGGATGCAGCGCGCGGAAGCCCAGGTCCTGCAGCTCCGCCTTGATCAGGTTCATGCCCAGGCGCTGCGCGATGGGCGCGTAGATCTCCAGCGTCTCGCGTGCGATGCGATGGCGCGCTTCCATGCTCTGCGCACCCAGCGTGCGCATGTTGTGCAAGCGGTCGGCCAGCTTGATGAGGATGACGCGCAGGTCGCGCGACATCGCCAGCAGCATCTTGCGGAAACTCTCCGCGGCCGCTTCCTGGCGGTCGCGGAACTGGATCTTGTCCAGCTTGGTGACGCCGTCGACCAGTTCCGCCACGGTCTGCCCGAACTCGCTGACCAGGCCGTCGTAGGTGAGCGGCGTGTCCTCGATGGTGTCGTGAAGGATCGCCGCGATCAGCGTTTCCACGTCCAGGCCCTGGTCGGCCAGGACCTTGGCCACCGCGACCGGATGGGTGATGTACGGCTCGCCGGACTTGCGCGTCTGCCCGGCGTGCGCCGCCGCGCCCACCGCCCATGCACGGCGCAGCTGGTGGCGCTGTTCTTCGGGCAGGTAGTCGGCGGACTGCTCCAGTTCACGCACGTAATCCGGCACGTCGACGTCGTCGGCGACGTGTGACGGATGCAGGCTGAGCGCGGATTCTGGGGCCATGGAGGGAATCTACGCGCGCCGCAGCGCGCTGCGCAACGAAATGCGGGTTCAAGCTGAATATGGCGGCGATTCTTTCCCGGAAAACCCCTCGGGCGCGGCCACAACGCGACATCGGTCCGGAAAAACGAACGGCCCCGCCGAAGCGGGGCCGTGCGGGCTCCAGCGCGCCGCCTCAGCGGCGCGGGTGCGTATCAGTCGTCGCCCTTGGACAGGTCGTCGTCGGCCACCACTTCGGCCGCGGCCCATTCCAGCGCCTCGCGCTCCTTGCGCTCGCGCTCGGACTTCTCGACGGCGTCGATGTAGTCCGTGTCGATGCGGCGCGCGGCGATCTCACGCAGCGCCAGCACGGTCGGCTTGTCGTTGGCCTCGCTGTTGTCCAGCTGCGGTTCCACGCCGTTGGACAGCTGGCGCGCGCGCTTGGCGGCCATCATGACGAGTTCGAAGCGGTTGTTGACCACTTCCAGGCAATCTTCAACGGTGATGCGGGCCATGGGGCTCCTGGCGGCCGGCGGGCCGTCCATACAGGCTTTAAGGGACCGCAGAGTGTATCCGCGGGCCGCCCCGCAGGCAAGCACCGCCTTGAGAATCAGCCAGTTACGGCACCCGGGCGGTCAAAAACCCGCCCGTGAGGCCGGCATGCGGGCTTCAGGTGCCCGGATCGTCCGCCAGCAGGGTCGTGATCAGCCGGGAATGCCGGGCCACCTGCTGGTCCTTGCGGACGCGGCTGGCGAGGAAGATCGCGCACATCTCGTCCACGGCGGTGTCGAAGTGCTCGTTGACGATGACGAAGTCGAATTCGCCGTAGTGGGACATCTCCTCGCGGGCGGCATCCAGGCGTTGCGCGATGACCGCCTCGGAGTCCTGCCCCCGGCTGCGCATGCGCTGCTCCAGCGCCTGGCGCGAGGGCGGGAGGATGAACACGCTCACCGCGTCGGGCACCTTCGCACGCACCTGCCGCGCGCCCTGCCAGTCGATTTCCAGCAGGACGTCCTTGCCTGCCGCCAACTGCGGCTCGACCGACTGTCGCGCCGATCCCTTCCAGTCGCCATGCACCAGCGCGTGCTCGAAGAAGTCGCCCGCGGCGACCATGTCCTCGAACGCCTGCTTGCTGACGAAGTGGTAATGCTCGGCGTGGCGTTCGCCCGGTCGCGGCTGGCGCGAGGTGAACGAGATCGACAGGCAGATGTTCGGATCACGCGCCAGCACGGCGTTGACGATGCTGGACTTTCCAGCGCCCGACGGCGCAGCGACGATGAAGAGGGTTCCGCGCATGGTCATTCGATGTTCTGGATCTGTTCGCGGACCTGGTCGATCAGCACCTTCAGCTCCACCGCCGCGGCCGAGCTGCGCGCATCGACGGACTTGGACCCCAGGGTGTTGGCCTCGCGGTTGAATTCCTGCAGCAGGAAGTCGAGGCGACGGCCGACGGCTTCCTTCAGCTTGAGCACGCGGCGCGCTTCGGCGACATGGGAATCAAGGCGATCCAGCTCCTCGTCCACGTCCAGCTTCTGCAACCACAGCACCAGTTCCTGCTCGAGCCGGCCGCTGTCGAGCGGCTGGGCCAGGTCGGCCACGCGCGCCTCCAGCTTGGTGCGCTGGCCCGCACGGATCAGCGGCATGAACGTACGCACTTCGGCGGCCAGCGTCGCGATGCCGTCGATGCGCTCGGTGATGACCGCGGCGAGCTTGGCGCCTTCGCGCTCGCGCGCGCGGACGAACTCGTCCAGCACTTCGTCCAGCAGCTCCAGCGCCTGCGCGTGCAGCGCGGCGGGATCGTTCGCCTGTGCCTGCAGCACACCGGGGAACTGCAGCAGGTCGGTCAGATCGGTGTGCAGACGCGGAAAGCGCGAATCCAGGTCCAGCGCCAGCTCGCTCAGTTCACGCAGGCGGGTGGGATTGAGCTGCAGCGCGCTCTCGCCTTCCGGTGCGCGCAGGCGCACGGTCAGGTCGACCTTGCCGCGCGCGACGCGTCCGGAGACGCGCTCGCGCAGGGCCGGTTCGAGCGCGCGCAGCTCGTCCGGCAGGCGCACGCCCAGCTCGAGGAACCGGTGGTTCACCGAGCGCAGCTCGCAACCCAGCGTGCCCCACGGAGTGGTGCGTTCGCCGCCGGCGAAGGCGGTCATGCTGCGGATCATCTGGCGTGTACCCAAGGCCAACAGGGAGCGAATGGTAAACTCGCGCGCCCTCCAAACGGTAATTCGGTCATGTCCGGCACGCCTGTCGCCCCTTCCGCCGGCCTCCCGGCCACCGTTACCCGCCCCAGCGGCCGCGCACCGTCCCAGATGCGCGAGGTCCGCATCGAACGCGGCTTCACCCGCCACGCCGAAGGCTCGGTGCTGGTGTGCTTCGGCGAGACGCGCGTGCTGTGCACCGCGAGCGTCGAGAACAAGGCGCCTGCGTTCCTGCGCGGCAAGGGCGAAGGCTGGGTCACTGCCGAGTACGGCATGCTGCCGCGCGCCACGCACTCGCGCTCCGACCGTGAAGCCGCACGCGGCAAGCAGGGTGGCCGCACGCTGGAAATCCAGCGACTGATCGGTCGTTCACTGCGTGCGTGCGTCGACCGCAAGCTGCTCGGCGAGCGCACCATCACGCTGGACTGCGATGTGCTGCAGGCCGATGGCGGCACGCGCACGGCCGCCATCACCGGCGCCTACGTGGCGATGGTCGATGCGGTGCGCTGGTTGCTGGCGCGTCGCGAGATCACGCGCGATCCCATCTTCGGTGCCGTGGCCGCCGTGTCGGTGGGCATCTACCGCGGCGTGCCGGTGCTGGACCTGGACTACGCCGAGGACAGCGACTGCGACACCGACATGAACGTCGTGATGAACGACGGTGGCGGTTTCATCGAGTTGCAGGGTACGGCCGAAGGCCACGCGTTCCGTCGCGACGAACTGAACGCGCTGACGTCGCTGGCCGAAGCCGGCATCGCCGAACTGGTCGCCAGGCAGCGCGAAGCGCTCGCGCTCTGACGCCATGTCGCGGTTCATCGCCAACATCACCCTCGTCGTGGGCGACTACGACGAGGCGATCGCGTTCTACACGCGCGCGCTGGGCTTCGACCTGCTGGAAGACACCGACCTGGGCGGCGGCAAGCGCTGGGTGCGCGTGGCCCCGCGGGGCGCGCAGACGGCACTACTGCTGGCGCAGGCCGATGGCGACGCACAGCGCGCGAGCATCGGCCACCAGACCGGTGGGCGCGTGGGTTTCTTCCTGCACACCGATGATTTCGTTCGCGACCATGCCTCGATGCAGGCGCACGGCGTGCGCTTCCTGGAGGCGCCGCGTCATGAGCCTTACGGCATCGTCGCGGTGTTCGAAGACCTGTACGGCAATCGCTGGGACCTGCTGGAGCCCAAGGCATGACGCGAACGATGAAGTGGGTCATTGCCAGCAGCAACGCCGGCAAGCTGCGTGAGTTCCGCGAGCTTCTGGGCGGTAGCGGTATCGAGTTCGTCACGCAGGGCGAGATGGGCGTGGGCGACGCGGACGAAACCGGCCTGACGTTCGTCGAGAACGCACTGCTCAAGGCACGCAAGGCCGCGCGCGAGACCGGCATGCCCGCGCTGGGCGACGATTCGGGCCTGTGCGTGGACGCACTGGGCGGCGCGCCGGGCCTGTACTCGGCGCGCTACGCCGGCGAGCACGGCAACGCACAAGCCAACATCGACAAGCTGCTGCATGCGCTGCGCGACGTCCCCGATGCACAGCGCACGGCGCACTTCTATGCGGTGATCGTGCTGGTGCGCCACGCCGAGGATCCGCAGCCGCTGATCGCCGAGGGCATCTGGAACGGACGCGTGCTGCACGAACGCCGTGGCGACGGCGGGTTCGGTTACGACCCGGTGTTTCTGGACCCGGAACAGGGCCTCTCGGCGGCACAGCTGGATCCCGAACTGAAGAACCGCATCAGTCATCGCGGCCTGGCATTGGCGGCGTTGCGGCAGAAGCTGCTGGACGCGGTGCGGTAATCACCGTGTTCGTGACCGTCTGGGAATACGAAGTGCGTCCCGGCGCCGAGGCGGCGTTCGAGGCCCTGTACGGTGCGTCCGGCCCCTGGGCCCGTCTGTTCGCCGAATACCCCGGTTACCTGCGCACCGAGCTGCTGCGTGACGCGCGCACCGGGCGTTACCTCACACTCGACCACTGGCGCAGCGCACAGGACTACACTGCCTTCCACGGACAGCTTCCACCGCGCTATTCCGAGCTCGATGCGCAAGGCGATGCCCTGACGCTGGCCGAACGCCATGTCGGCGAATTCGACGTCACCGATACCTGACGTCCCTTCCGTTCCACCGAATGCATCCTGTGTCCCTTACCACTCCGCCCCTGTCGCTCTACGTCCACCTGCCCTGGTGCGTGCGCAAGTGCCCGTACTGCGATTTCAATTCGCACGAAGGCCGTGGCGCGCTGCCGTTCGATGCATACGTGGATGCCTTGCTGGCGGACCTGGACTTCGACCTGCCGCTGGCATGGGGCCGCACCATCCACTCGGTGTTCTTCGGCGGGGGCACGCCCAGCCTGTTTCCGCCGGAGTTCATCGACCGCTTCCTGCAGGGCGCCAGCAGCCGGCTGCGCTTTGCGCCCGGCTGCGAGATCACGCTGGAAACCAACCCCGGCACGGCCGAGCACGGCCGCTTCGAGCTCTACCGCGCTGCCGGTGTGAACCGCCTGAGCTTCGGCATCCAGAGCTTCGACGACGATTGCCTCAAGCGACTGGGGCGCATCCACGACAGCGGTGAGGCCGAGGCGGCGGTGAAGCTGGCGCAGGATGCCGGCTTCGACAATTTCAACCTCGACCTGATGTACGCCCTGCCCGGCCAGACCCTGGCGATGGCAGAACGCGACCTCGAGCGCGCCTTCGCGCTGCAACCGGCGCACATCAGCCATTACCAGCTGACGCTGGAACCCAACACGGTGTTCGCCGCGCGACCGCCGCGCGACATTCCCGACGACGACGCCAGCTGGGACATCCAGGAGCACTGCCAGGCCATGCTGGCGCAGGCCGGCTACGGTCAGTACGAGGTCAGCGCCTACGCGCGCGCCGGGCGCCAGTGCCTGCACAACCTCAACTACTGGCAGTTCGGCGACTATCTGGGCATCGGCGCCGGCGCACACGGCAAGATCACGCTCGGCGCCGAGCAGACGATCCTGCGCCGCTGGAAGGTCAAGCATCCCACCCAGTACCTCGCCCGTGCCGGTCATGCCGAGGCCATCGGTGGCGACGACCGCATCGACCCGGCACGCCGCCCGTTCGAATACATGCTCAACACCCTGCGTCTGGTCGACGGGTTCTCACTGACTGCCTTCGAGGCACGCACCGGACTGGACCGCCAGACCATCGCGATGCAACTGGCACAGGCCGTCTCGGCGGGTTGGCTGGCCATCGACGGGGACCGTGTGCGGCCCACCGAACTGGGCCGTCGTTTCACCAACGACGTGATCGAACTGTTCCTCGACGACAGCGCATCCCATGCTGCGGGTGCACACGAAGTGGCCGGTTACACCATCGTCTGAGTTCCGCAGCGCGCGGAATGTCCACAGGACAGACGACACGTCATTGCCATCGCAAACACTGACTGGCCGCTGTGAAGGCCTTGCACCGTTTCATGGAGTGGTCGCCCTCCCTGGGGACCGCTGGAGCGACATGGGCTGGCGGGCACGGTTGGGTCCATGCATGATCGTCGCTATTGAGACGGTGATCCCAGAATGTCCGCAACCTTCGAACCCCTCGGCAGTTCGATCCCTCGTCCTACCCTGGCGTCCGCGGCATTGCCCCGGCGCGTGCGGCGCGTGCTCGAACACCTCTACGCCCTGGTGTCCGACGAAATGTCGCGGCAGCTGGAACACATGCTCGGCGAATTCGAGCAGCAGTTGTTCAAGCACGCAGACCAGGCGCGCAATGCCGCCGCGCAGGCCACTCACCTGGAGACCCTGCGCACGACCCGGCTCAACCGGACCGATCTGGTGCCTCGCTTCCTGGCACTGGTCGAAAGCGAACTGACCACCATCCGCGACCCGTCGCATGTGGTCGAAACAACCGACGGGTTGCCGGCCTTCCAGGACATGCGCCTGGTGGACCATGGCGAGATCGACGAGGCCAACCTGCTGCGCAGCATCGCCGCGCGGCAGGAATCGCGGGCGAACCTGCCGCTGTTGCTGCTCGGTCAACGCTTCGGCGTGCTCGCCGGCGCACCGGCGTTCGACGCCGAGCGCCTGCCGGTCGGCCCCTACGCGTTGGGCCGCATCCTGTCCGAAGCCGCGCATGCGCTGCAGATCAGCCCGGAGGGGCGCCTGCACCTGTACAAGGTGTACGACCAGCACGTCATGTCGGGTTATGCGCAGCTGGTGGAGACGATGAACTCCCTGCTCGCGCGCGAGAACGTGCTGCCGGGCCTGTCCTTCGTTCCCATCCGCAGCCGCACCGGCGGTCAGCGCGATGAACCGGTGCCGCGCCGCAGCGAGCCGGTCGATCCGGACGCCGCGCGGCAGCGGCCGACCACCGCCTGGCCCGGCCAGTCCGACGCGGGCAACGCCGGCCCGGCATTGGACGAGGAAGCCTTCGGCCTGCTGCAGCAACTGCTGTCCGCGCGCCGCGACCTCATGGGCAAGCTGCGCCCCGGCGGCAACAACGACAACACCCCGCGGCCGACGCTGACACGCGACGAACTCACCAACGCGCTGTCGACGCTGCAGTCGCTGCCACTGCACAAGACGCCGCCGCGCAACCTGACCGACGTCCGCCAGACGCTGCTCGCGCAGGCGCGTCAGCAGCGCGGCGAAGCCACGTTCCTTTCGCGCGAGGACAGCGACGCGTTCGAACTGCTCGAACTGTTCTACAACGAGATCGGCCGCGAGCTTCGCACCGATGCGGCCGTCTCGAACCTGCTCAGCCGCCTGCAGGTGCCGCTGGTACGGCTGGCGCTGGAGGACCGCGGCTTCTTCGTCCGCAACGAACACCCGGCGCGCCAGCTGCTCAACGCCGTCGCCGAGGCCGGCGCACACTGGGTGCCGAAGGACGAAAGCGACCCGCACCTCAACGAACAACTCCGCCGCGCCGTCGACCACGTGGTCGACAACTACGACGGCGACGCAGGCGTGTTCGAGTCGGCCAACCGCCAGCTGCAGGATCACCTGCGCGGGATGGCGCGCAAGGCCGAAGTTGCCGAGCGCCGTCATGTCGAGGCCGCGCGCGGCAAGGAAAAGCTGGTGATGGCCAAGCGCCAGGCCGGCGAAGCGATCGAGAACATCGTGCAGGGCCAGAAGCTGCCGAAGTTCGTCCACACGCTGCTCAGCCAGGCCTGGACCGACGTGCTCACCCTCACGCTGCTGCGCAGCGGCGAGGACTCGGAGGAATGGCAACGCCAGCTGGAGGCCACACAGGCGATCGTGGCGGCGAATGCGGCAGGCCAGCGCGGGCAGGTGTCCAACGCCATGGGCGAGGACATCGAGGCGGCGCTGACGCAGGTCGGCTACCACGTCGAGGACGCCGGCGCGATCACGCGCCAACTGGTCACCGGCACCGCCGCCAACGACGATGCCGCCTCGCGCACGGAACTGGCCCTCAAGCTGAAGGCGCGCACGCGCCTGGGCAGCGAAGAGGAAACGGCCGCACCGGAACAACCGCCGCGCAATCCGCAGGAACAGGAATGCTGGCGCCACCTGCGTACGCTGCCGTTCGGCACGTGGTTCGAATTCGACATCGGCGAGACCACCGAAGTCGTGCGCCGTCGACTGTCCTGGTTCAGCCCCGTCACCGACAACGCGCTGTTCGTGAACCAGCGCGGGCAACGCGTGGCCGAGCAGTCGCTGGACAGCCTGGCACGGCAGATGTCGGCCGGCCACGCCCGCATCGTCACCGTCGAGAAGAGCCGCCTGGTCGACCGCGCCTGGAGCGCGGTGATGGGCGCGCTGGGTCATCTCGTCGGCAACAACACGCCGTCCCCCGAGGTCCACGCATGATGGAAGAGTTCCGCCGTGCCCGCCGCCGCGCCGTCCAGGAACCCGTGCAGGTGGTCGACACCATGACCGACACGGTGATCGGCCAACTCAGCAACCTCTCCGAAACCGGCATGCTGCTGATCGCCACCGCACCGCTGGTGGAGGACGGCCTGTACCAGCTGCGCTTCAACCTGCGCGGCTCGCCGCACCAGAGCTCGCCGATCGAGGTGGGCGCGCACCTGCTCTGGCAGGACAAGACCAGCACGCCCGGGCAGACCTGGACGGGCTTCCGGTTCATCACCATGCTCGAGAGCGAGCTGCAGCAGCTGCGGAACTGGCTGGACTCCAGCCACAGCCGGGCCATGTGAGCAGGGCCGGTCGCGCACAGGATCGTACGGTCCTTTGCGGCAAAATAGGGCTTCTTCGCCCCACCCTGCATACGCATGAGCACTGTCGCCGAGCTGTACACGCACCACCTCGCAACGCTGCAACACCGCACTGAACAGGCCCTGGCCCGTGGCGGCTTCGACCACCTCGTCGTGCCCAGCGGCACTTCGCACTACCAGGTGTTCGACGATCGCGACTATCCCTATGCGGTGAACCCGCAGTTCAAAGCCTGGCTGCCGCTGACGCGCGCACCCGGCAGCTGGCTGGTGGTCACGCCGGGCCAGAAGCCCAAGCTGGTCTTCCTGCAGCCGTTCGACTACTGGCACGTGGTGCCGTCCGCGCCCAGCGGCTACTGGGTGGAGCACTTCGACATCGTCGTGATCCGCAAGCCGGAAGAAGCGCTTCAGCACTTGCCGTCGGACGTTGCCCGCTGCGCGGTCCTGGGCGAAGCGCAGAGCGCGGTCGGCGCATTCGTGCCGAACAATCCGCCGGCGGTGGTGAATTATCTGGAATACCACCGCGCCTACAAGACGCCATACGAAGTCGAGATGATGCGCGAGGCCACGCGCCGCGGCGTGCGCGCGCACCATGCGGCCGAGCGCGCGTTCCGCGCCGGGGCCAGCGAGTTCGGCATCCACCTGGTGTACTGCCAGGCGGCCGGCCAGGATGCCAACGACCTTCCGTACAGCAACATCATCGCGCTCAACGAACACAGCGCGGTGCTGCACTACACCGACCGCGACCTCGTCGCGCCGACCTCCGCGCGCAGCTTCCTCATCGACGCTGGCGCGGCGCACAACGGCTACGCCTGCGACATCACCCGCTCCTACGCGCACGATGCCGGCAGCGAGTTCCAGGCGATGATCGACGCCGTCGACGCCGCGCAGCTGAAGATGTGCGACCAGGTGCGCGCCGGTACGGACTACAAGCAGATCCACATCGATGCGCACATCGCGCTGGCGGGCATCCTCAAGGACTTCGGCGTGATCAATGTCTCGCCCGAAGCCGCGCTGGCCACCGGTGTGAGCAGCGCGTTCTTCCCGCACGGCATCGGCCATGGCATCGGTCTGCAGGTGCACGACGTCGCCGGCTTCGCCGCGTCCGACGAAGGCGGCACGATCGCCAAGCCCGAAGGCCATCCGTACCTGCGCCTGACGCGCGTGCTGGAGCCGGGCATGGCGGTGACCATCGAACCGGGTCTGTACTTCATCGACATGCTGCTGGACGAAGTGAAGAAGAACGGCCACGCCGACAG
It includes:
- a CDS encoding PilZ domain-containing protein, with amino-acid sequence MMEEFRRARRRAVQEPVQVVDTMTDTVIGQLSNLSETGMLLIATAPLVEDGLYQLRFNLRGSPHQSSPIEVGAHLLWQDKTSTPGQTWTGFRFITMLESELQQLRNWLDSSHSRAM
- a CDS encoding DUF1631 domain-containing protein, with the protein product MSATFEPLGSSIPRPTLASAALPRRVRRVLEHLYALVSDEMSRQLEHMLGEFEQQLFKHADQARNAAAQATHLETLRTTRLNRTDLVPRFLALVESELTTIRDPSHVVETTDGLPAFQDMRLVDHGEIDEANLLRSIAARQESRANLPLLLLGQRFGVLAGAPAFDAERLPVGPYALGRILSEAAHALQISPEGRLHLYKVYDQHVMSGYAQLVETMNSLLARENVLPGLSFVPIRSRTGGQRDEPVPRRSEPVDPDAARQRPTTAWPGQSDAGNAGPALDEEAFGLLQQLLSARRDLMGKLRPGGNNDNTPRPTLTRDELTNALSTLQSLPLHKTPPRNLTDVRQTLLAQARQQRGEATFLSREDSDAFELLELFYNEIGRELRTDAAVSNLLSRLQVPLVRLALEDRGFFVRNEHPARQLLNAVAEAGAHWVPKDESDPHLNEQLRRAVDHVVDNYDGDAGVFESANRQLQDHLRGMARKAEVAERRHVEAARGKEKLVMAKRQAGEAIENIVQGQKLPKFVHTLLSQAWTDVLTLTLLRSGEDSEEWQRQLEATQAIVAANAAGQRGQVSNAMGEDIEAALTQVGYHVEDAGAITRQLVTGTAANDDAASRTELALKLKARTRLGSEEETAAPEQPPRNPQEQECWRHLRTLPFGTWFEFDIGETTEVVRRRLSWFSPVTDNALFVNQRGQRVAEQSLDSLARQMSAGHARIVTVEKSRLVDRAWSAVMGALGHLVGNNTPSPEVHA
- the pepQ gene encoding Xaa-Pro dipeptidase, with protein sequence MSTVAELYTHHLATLQHRTEQALARGGFDHLVVPSGTSHYQVFDDRDYPYAVNPQFKAWLPLTRAPGSWLVVTPGQKPKLVFLQPFDYWHVVPSAPSGYWVEHFDIVVIRKPEEALQHLPSDVARCAVLGEAQSAVGAFVPNNPPAVVNYLEYHRAYKTPYEVEMMREATRRGVRAHHAAERAFRAGASEFGIHLVYCQAAGQDANDLPYSNIIALNEHSAVLHYTDRDLVAPTSARSFLIDAGAAHNGYACDITRSYAHDAGSEFQAMIDAVDAAQLKMCDQVRAGTDYKQIHIDAHIALAGILKDFGVINVSPEAALATGVSSAFFPHGIGHGIGLQVHDVAGFAASDEGGTIAKPEGHPYLRLTRVLEPGMAVTIEPGLYFIDMLLDEVKKNGHADSVDWKRVEAFKPFGGIRIEDDVVCTEAAPINLTRDGFSQAA